Proteins from a genomic interval of Desulfovibrio sp. X2:
- the murD gene encoding UDP-N-acetylmuramoyl-L-alanine--D-glutamate ligase, with protein MRELIHPGQLRGHKAVVVGAGASGRAAVRLLLALGAEVTLLDKAEPSDAVRAFIEETAVAFQSGAHSAGQFTGADMIVLSPGIARASLEKELTGIPEQKIMAELELASWFFDAPVIAVTGTNGKTTTVSLIAHMLETAGKKVFLGGNIGTPPSEYLLSGERADVLVLEVSSFQLQNCHSFHPQVGVLLNFSPNHLDYHKDMEEYLRAKLQLFAVQAAGNLAIAPLEMRDELERRAFTKASRTYFVPTERFTDVTRLVGPHNKANMEAAWLAVRPFGVTEEQARAAVATFTPKPHRLQIVAEKRGVLFVDDSKATTLDAVAAAVASFDRPIRLLAGGKFKGGEPAALVPLLKERVKSIGLFGASREVFEPAWAPHLPVFWEPTLEPAVRKLFAEAQEGDVILLSPGTSSFDLYGSYKERGDDFKRIAEGL; from the coding sequence GTGCGCGAACTCATCCATCCGGGACAGCTCAGGGGCCACAAGGCCGTGGTCGTGGGCGCGGGAGCGTCCGGCCGCGCCGCCGTGCGCCTGCTGCTCGCCCTGGGCGCGGAAGTCACCCTGCTCGACAAGGCCGAGCCCTCCGACGCCGTGCGCGCCTTCATCGAAGAGACCGCCGTGGCCTTCCAGTCCGGCGCCCACAGCGCCGGGCAGTTCACCGGCGCCGACATGATCGTGCTCTCGCCCGGCATCGCCCGGGCCTCGCTGGAAAAGGAGCTCACGGGCATCCCGGAGCAGAAGATCATGGCCGAGCTCGAGCTGGCCTCCTGGTTCTTCGACGCGCCGGTCATCGCCGTGACCGGGACCAACGGCAAGACCACCACGGTCTCGCTCATCGCCCACATGCTGGAGACGGCCGGGAAGAAGGTCTTCCTCGGCGGCAACATCGGCACCCCGCCCTCGGAGTACCTGCTCTCGGGCGAGAGGGCCGACGTCCTGGTGCTCGAGGTCTCGAGCTTCCAGCTGCAGAACTGCCATTCCTTCCACCCGCAGGTGGGCGTGCTGCTGAACTTCTCGCCCAACCACCTGGACTACCACAAGGACATGGAGGAGTACCTGCGGGCAAAGCTGCAGCTCTTCGCCGTCCAGGCGGCGGGCAACCTGGCCATCGCGCCGCTCGAGATGCGCGACGAGCTCGAGCGCCGGGCCTTCACCAAGGCCTCGCGCACCTATTTCGTGCCCACGGAGCGCTTCACGGACGTGACCAGGCTCGTCGGGCCGCACAACAAGGCTAACATGGAGGCCGCCTGGCTGGCCGTGCGCCCCTTCGGCGTGACCGAGGAGCAGGCCCGGGCCGCCGTCGCGACCTTCACGCCCAAGCCGCACCGGCTGCAGATCGTGGCCGAGAAGCGCGGCGTGCTCTTCGTGGACGACTCCAAGGCCACCACGCTCGACGCCGTGGCCGCGGCCGTGGCCTCCTTCGACCGTCCCATCCGCCTGCTCGCGGGCGGCAAGTTCAAGGGCGGCGAGCCCGCGGCCCTGGTGCCGCTCCTCAAGGAGCGCGTGAAGAGCATCGGCCTGTTCGGCGCCAGCCGCGAGGTCTTCGAGCCCGCCTGGGCGCCGCATCTGCCGGTGTTCTGGGAGCCCACGCTCGAGCCCGCGGTGAGGAAGCTCTTCGCCGAGGCCCAGGAGGGCGACGTGATCCTGCTCTCGCCGGGCACCTCGAGCTTCGATCTCTACGGCAGCTACAAGGAACGCGGCGACGATTTCAAGCGCATCGCGGAGGGACTCTAG
- the mraY gene encoding phospho-N-acetylmuramoyl-pentapeptide-transferase: protein MLYNLLFPLSDQFSALNVFRYITFRSIYAFLTALIIAIAFGPAMIRWLTRLKCGQCIHEDVKAHASKAGTPTMGGLLIMAACLPATLLWADISNSRVWLVLLVFCGFGAVGLYDDYLKVCRHKNKGLSAKAKFLGQIVVAGIAVAVLLRDPAYSTKLAVPFFKNFHPDLFWMYVPFAILVMVGASNGVNLTDGLDGLAIVPTVVAAVVFGVFVYVAGNVKMADYLQVPYVPGVGEITVFCSSLLGAGLGFLWFNAYPAQIFMGDVGSLSLGGALGFVAVTAKQELLLVVVGGLFVIETLSVIVQVGYFKMTGGKRIFRMAPLHHHFEMKGIPESKIIIRFWIISVLFALVALSTLKLR, encoded by the coding sequence ATGCTGTACAACCTGCTCTTCCCGCTGTCGGACCAGTTCAGCGCGCTGAACGTCTTCCGCTACATCACGTTCCGCTCCATCTACGCCTTCCTCACGGCGCTGATCATCGCCATCGCCTTCGGCCCGGCCATGATCCGCTGGCTGACCAGGCTCAAGTGCGGCCAGTGCATCCACGAGGACGTCAAGGCGCACGCTTCCAAGGCGGGCACCCCGACCATGGGCGGCCTGCTGATCATGGCCGCCTGCCTGCCCGCCACGCTGCTCTGGGCGGACATCAGCAACTCGCGCGTCTGGCTCGTGCTCCTGGTCTTCTGCGGCTTCGGCGCGGTGGGGCTCTACGACGACTACCTGAAGGTCTGCCGCCACAAGAACAAGGGGCTCTCGGCCAAGGCCAAGTTCCTCGGCCAGATCGTGGTGGCGGGCATCGCCGTGGCCGTGCTCCTGCGCGACCCGGCCTACTCCACCAAGCTGGCCGTGCCTTTCTTCAAGAATTTCCATCCGGACCTGTTCTGGATGTACGTGCCCTTCGCCATCCTGGTCATGGTCGGCGCCTCCAACGGCGTGAACCTGACCGACGGCCTGGACGGCCTGGCCATCGTGCCCACCGTGGTCGCGGCCGTGGTCTTCGGCGTCTTCGTCTACGTGGCGGGCAACGTGAAGATGGCCGACTACCTCCAGGTGCCCTACGTGCCCGGGGTGGGCGAGATCACGGTCTTCTGCTCCTCGCTGCTCGGCGCGGGCCTCGGCTTCCTCTGGTTCAACGCCTATCCGGCCCAGATCTTCATGGGCGACGTGGGCTCGCTCTCGCTCGGCGGCGCGCTCGGCTTCGTGGCCGTCACGGCCAAGCAGGAGCTGCTGCTCGTGGTCGTGGGCGGCCTCTTCGTCATCGAGACCCTCTCGGTCATCGTGCAGGTGGGCTACTTCAAGATGACCGGCGGCAAGCGCATCTTCCGCATGGCCCCGCTGCACCACCACTTCGAGATGAAAGGCATCCCGGAGTCCAAGATCATCATCCGCTTCTGGATCATATCCGTGCTCTTCGCCCTGGTGGCGCTCAGCACGCTCAAGCTCAGGTAA
- the murF gene encoding UDP-N-acetylmuramoyl-tripeptide--D-alanyl-D-alanine ligase — protein sequence MRVSLGEIAAALGVDVPREAMGLAVRRAVADSRQAGTGDLFVCLPGERADGHDFAPKAVEQGAVAVLAARPLPGLGAPVLVVPDVLRALGRLARWWRLRCKARVVAVTGSAGKTTLKEMIAQVLGARFVVAKNHKNFNNQLGLPLTILGTSGAEDHWVLELGISKPHDMEELGSVALPDIAVVHNIGPAHLEGLGDLAGVARAKASLLGFVREGGTAVVNRCYPELWEAAKAYDVKTVSLSTDPAVPADVLCRYAGAAGTGTGRFELSVRGREIACELPYPGAHFAENVGAAFAVASLCGMDLAATADALAHPVHVEGRFCCREAGCVTLIDDTYNANPLSMRSAVDCAAQMAAGQPLALVLGDMLELGGGAEEEHRALGRFIAERPVMALFWRGTMAEAVRAGLAEGGFAGAFAAAGDAEGLAAAWAEKGTDKGVILVKGSRSCRMEEFLKVLDDIFCTQGEEK from the coding sequence ATGCGCGTGAGCCTGGGCGAGATCGCAGCCGCGCTCGGCGTGGACGTGCCGCGGGAGGCCATGGGTCTCGCCGTGCGCCGCGCCGTGGCGGACAGCCGCCAGGCCGGGACGGGCGACCTCTTCGTCTGCCTGCCCGGCGAGCGCGCCGACGGCCACGACTTCGCCCCGAAAGCGGTGGAGCAGGGCGCCGTCGCGGTCCTGGCGGCGCGGCCCCTGCCGGGCCTCGGCGCGCCGGTGCTCGTGGTGCCCGACGTCCTGCGCGCGCTCGGCCGCCTGGCCCGCTGGTGGCGGCTTCGCTGCAAGGCGCGCGTGGTGGCCGTGACCGGCTCCGCGGGCAAGACCACGCTCAAGGAGATGATCGCCCAGGTCCTGGGCGCGCGCTTCGTGGTGGCCAAGAACCACAAGAACTTCAACAACCAGCTCGGCCTGCCCCTGACCATTCTCGGCACCTCCGGCGCCGAGGACCACTGGGTGCTCGAGCTCGGCATCAGCAAGCCCCACGACATGGAGGAGCTCGGCTCCGTGGCCCTGCCCGACATCGCCGTGGTGCACAACATCGGCCCGGCCCACCTCGAGGGGCTCGGCGACCTCGCGGGCGTGGCCCGCGCCAAGGCCTCGCTGCTCGGCTTCGTGCGTGAGGGCGGCACGGCCGTGGTCAACCGCTGCTACCCGGAGCTCTGGGAGGCGGCCAAGGCCTACGACGTGAAGACCGTCTCGCTCTCCACCGATCCCGCCGTGCCCGCCGACGTGCTCTGCCGCTACGCTGGCGCCGCCGGGACGGGCACGGGCAGGTTCGAGCTCAGCGTGCGCGGCAGGGAGATCGCCTGCGAGCTGCCCTATCCCGGGGCGCACTTCGCCGAGAACGTGGGCGCGGCCTTCGCCGTGGCCTCGCTTTGCGGCATGGACCTCGCCGCCACGGCCGACGCCCTGGCCCATCCCGTCCATGTCGAGGGCCGCTTCTGCTGCCGCGAGGCGGGCTGCGTGACGCTCATCGACGACACCTACAACGCCAACCCGCTGTCCATGCGCAGCGCCGTGGACTGCGCCGCGCAGATGGCCGCGGGGCAGCCCCTGGCCCTGGTGCTCGGCGACATGCTCGAGCTCGGCGGCGGGGCCGAGGAAGAACACCGCGCGCTCGGCCGCTTCATCGCCGAAAGGCCGGTCATGGCCCTGTTCTGGCGCGGCACGATGGCCGAGGCCGTGCGGGCCGGGCTCGCGGAGGGCGGCTTCGCGGGCGCCTTCGCCGCAGCCGGGGACGCCGAGGGCCTCGCCGCGGCCTGGGCCGAGAAGGGCACGGACAAGGGAGTGATCCTGGTCAAGGGCTCGCGGTCCTGCCGCATGGAGGAGTTCCTGAAGGTCCTCGACGACATTTTCTGCACGCAGGGGGAGGAGAAATAG
- a CDS encoding UDP-N-acetylmuramoyl-L-alanyl-D-glutamate--2,6-diaminopimelate ligase produces MTSALSRQWTDLLARVGEGLMVWTHSGKVRPGDVFVAVPGAKVDGAVFIPQALERGAAFVVARNAEGWPANAKAELVLHPDPARALGELAAAYFRTRAHPFKLVGVTGTNGKTTTAYLVEYLMHANGRRVGVLGTINYRWPGVVLESQLTTPDCWKTHELLANMARAKVEAAVMEVSSHALDQARVAGLLYDVAVMTNLTQDHLDYHGTMENYLAAKSRLFSEYSAPGRTAVLNWDDPSCLMLLRSIPGAVGYGLTQPPEGDFRALNGRLVSSSAAGMELEIMWEDRTIHISSPLVGRHNAQNILAAIGAGLGLGLPLKAMRVLNDFYGVPGRLERVPNPKGLNVFVDYAHTPDALENVLSAVKSLRPKKLVVVFGCGGDRDRTKRPLMGHAVASWADVAVLTSDNPRNEDPFRIMDDVRPGLAGAAQVVEEVDRREAIRVALEGLGPEDVCVIAGKGHEMYQQIGELKFPFNDAQVVREVLECA; encoded by the coding sequence ATGACATCGGCGCTCAGCAGGCAGTGGACGGATCTTCTCGCCAGGGTCGGCGAGGGGCTCATGGTCTGGACGCACTCGGGCAAGGTCCGTCCGGGCGACGTCTTCGTGGCCGTTCCCGGGGCCAAGGTCGACGGCGCCGTCTTCATCCCCCAGGCGCTCGAGCGCGGCGCGGCCTTCGTGGTGGCGCGCAACGCCGAGGGCTGGCCCGCGAACGCCAAGGCCGAGCTCGTGCTGCACCCGGACCCGGCGCGCGCCCTGGGCGAGCTGGCCGCGGCCTACTTCAGGACCCGCGCCCATCCCTTCAAGCTCGTGGGCGTGACCGGCACCAACGGCAAGACCACCACGGCCTATCTCGTCGAGTACCTGATGCACGCCAACGGCCGCCGCGTGGGCGTGCTCGGGACCATCAACTACCGCTGGCCCGGCGTGGTGCTCGAGTCGCAGCTGACCACCCCGGACTGCTGGAAGACGCACGAGCTGTTGGCCAACATGGCTCGCGCCAAGGTCGAGGCCGCGGTCATGGAGGTCTCCTCCCACGCCCTGGACCAGGCCCGCGTGGCCGGGCTGCTCTACGACGTGGCCGTGATGACCAACCTGACCCAGGACCACCTGGACTACCACGGCACCATGGAGAACTACCTCGCGGCCAAGAGCAGGCTCTTCAGCGAGTACTCCGCCCCCGGCCGCACCGCGGTGCTCAACTGGGACGACCCCTCCTGCCTCATGCTCCTGCGCTCCATCCCCGGCGCCGTGGGCTACGGCCTGACCCAGCCGCCCGAGGGCGACTTCCGCGCCCTGAACGGACGCCTCGTCTCCTCCTCGGCCGCGGGCATGGAGCTCGAGATCATGTGGGAGGACCGCACCATCCACATCTCCTCGCCCCTGGTCGGCCGCCACAACGCGCAGAACATCCTGGCCGCCATCGGCGCGGGCCTCGGGCTCGGCCTGCCGCTCAAGGCCATGCGCGTGCTGAACGACTTCTACGGCGTGCCCGGACGCCTGGAGCGCGTGCCCAACCCCAAGGGGCTGAACGTCTTCGTGGACTACGCCCACACCCCGGACGCCCTCGAGAACGTGCTCTCGGCCGTGAAGTCCCTCCGGCCCAAAAAGCTCGTGGTGGTCTTCGGCTGCGGCGGCGACCGCGACCGCACCAAGCGGCCGCTCATGGGCCATGCCGTGGCCTCGTGGGCCGACGTGGCCGTGCTGACCTCGGACAACCCGCGCAACGAGGACCCCTTCCGCATCATGGACGACGTGCGCCCCGGCCTGGCCGGAGCGGCGCAGGTCGTGGAGGAGGTCGACCGGCGCGAGGCCATCCGCGTGGCGCTCGAGGGGCTCGGCCCCGAGGACGTCTGCGTGATCGCGGGCAAGGGCCACGAGATGTACCAGCAGATCGGCGAGCTGAAGTTCCCCTTCAACGACGCGCAGGTGGTGCGCGAGGTGCTCGAATGCGCGTGA
- a CDS encoding penicillin-binding transpeptidase domain-containing protein, whose product MTGKSTSNRKARVRRQTATVRPSGDGRWRIWAVAAFFALAWVGLWVRAGYVQIVEGPWLAEQAKRQHLAADFERGERGEILDRDGRQLARSVRFNSVYVNPVEIENREAVVRALAKDLSQSPAEIRSKITTRRSFVWIARYVDDRAALAVSQEKLHGVYLTYEYGRLYPNNSLAGQVLGFVGVDGKGLDGVERSMDDSLAGGKAEFVVQRDAVGHRLYLDAQGREMDIDGHDVTLTIDAHIQDLAETALANVVTKYNARAGVCIVVDVPTGEILALANFPFFNPNIYRRQPLDVMRDRAAMDVYEPGSTMKPLMVAAALQERRVTPDTRYFCEDGKWKFLHHTIHDDIHSYGWLTVSDVIRYSSNIGAAKIGLDLGAPTYYKYLTKLGFGERPGLLLPGEGRGLLRPPGEWGEMGLANIAFGQGIGVTPLQLAKAYLCLADGGVLKPLRLVKDPPGPTEPGVRVFDEEVTRKVRQMMIGVVENAGTGVKAHIDGMVVGGKTGTAQKALPGGGYGKNYLSSFVGFIPGDKPKYLILAMVDDPSRVFYGSMVALPVVRQVAVGTLAYTCQLPGSADCPVDVAAKDADGSQVVAKVERPEAALADGKVPDVCGMPLRRAVEILARQGVVPKLEGHGAVVQKQSPSAGEDWPKKAPTFTLWLKSYAES is encoded by the coding sequence CCTGGCTGGCCGAGCAGGCCAAGCGCCAGCACCTGGCCGCCGACTTCGAGCGCGGCGAGCGCGGCGAGATACTGGACCGCGACGGCCGCCAGCTCGCCCGCAGCGTGCGCTTCAACTCCGTGTACGTGAACCCCGTGGAGATCGAGAACCGCGAGGCCGTGGTCCGCGCCCTGGCCAAGGACCTGAGCCAGTCCCCGGCCGAGATCCGCAGCAAGATCACCACGCGGCGCAGCTTCGTGTGGATCGCCCGCTACGTGGACGACCGCGCGGCCCTGGCCGTGAGCCAGGAGAAGCTGCACGGGGTCTACCTGACCTACGAGTACGGCCGCCTCTACCCGAACAACAGCCTCGCCGGGCAGGTGCTCGGCTTCGTGGGCGTGGACGGCAAGGGGCTGGACGGCGTCGAGCGCTCCATGGACGACTCCCTGGCCGGGGGCAAGGCCGAGTTCGTGGTCCAGCGCGACGCCGTGGGCCACCGCCTGTACCTCGACGCCCAGGGCCGCGAGATGGACATCGACGGCCACGACGTGACCCTGACCATCGACGCCCACATCCAGGACCTGGCCGAGACCGCCCTGGCGAACGTGGTCACCAAGTACAACGCCCGCGCGGGCGTGTGCATCGTGGTCGACGTGCCCACGGGCGAGATCCTGGCCCTGGCCAACTTCCCGTTCTTCAACCCGAACATCTACCGCCGCCAGCCCCTGGACGTGATGCGCGACCGCGCGGCCATGGACGTCTACGAGCCGGGCTCCACCATGAAGCCCTTGATGGTGGCCGCCGCCCTGCAGGAGCGCCGCGTCACGCCGGACACCCGCTACTTCTGCGAGGACGGCAAGTGGAAGTTCCTGCACCACACGATCCACGACGACATCCACTCCTACGGCTGGCTGACGGTCAGCGACGTGATCCGCTACTCGTCGAACATCGGCGCGGCCAAGATCGGCCTGGACCTCGGTGCGCCGACCTATTACAAGTACCTCACCAAGCTCGGCTTCGGCGAGCGGCCCGGACTCCTCCTGCCCGGCGAGGGCAGGGGGCTTCTCAGGCCGCCCGGCGAGTGGGGCGAAATGGGACTCGCGAACATCGCTTTCGGCCAGGGCATCGGCGTCACGCCGCTGCAGCTGGCCAAAGCCTATTTGTGTCTGGCTGACGGAGGAGTGCTCAAGCCCCTGCGCCTGGTCAAGGACCCGCCCGGCCCCACCGAGCCGGGCGTGCGCGTTTTCGACGAAGAGGTCACGCGCAAGGTGCGGCAGATGATGATCGGCGTCGTCGAGAACGCCGGCACGGGCGTCAAGGCCCACATCGACGGCATGGTCGTGGGCGGCAAGACCGGCACGGCCCAGAAGGCCCTGCCCGGCGGCGGCTACGGCAAGAACTACCTCTCGTCCTTCGTGGGCTTCATCCCCGGCGACAAACCCAAGTACCTGATCCTGGCCATGGTCGACGACCCGAGCCGCGTCTTCTACGGCTCCATGGTCGCGCTGCCCGTGGTGCGCCAGGTGGCCGTCGGCACCCTGGCCTACACCTGCCAGCTTCCGGGCAGCGCGGACTGTCCCGTGGACGTGGCCGCCAAGGACGCGGACGGTTCGCAGGTCGTGGCCAAGGTCGAGCGGCCCGAGGCCGCTCTCGCGGACGGCAAGGTCCCGGACGTGTGCGGCATGCCGCTGCGCCGGGCCGTGGAGATACTCGCCCGGCAGGGCGTGGTCCCGAAGCTCGAAGGGCACGGCGCGGTGGTGCAGAAGCAGTCTCCCTCGGCCGGAGAGGATTGGCCCAAGAAGGCCCCAACTTTCACCTTGTGGCTCAAAAGCTATGCGGAATCCTGA